A window of Mytilus edulis chromosome 10, xbMytEdul2.2, whole genome shotgun sequence contains these coding sequences:
- the LOC139493040 gene encoding BEN domain-containing protein 3-like has translation MNSKNDTVLRGLTDLEVMCTRLARQQVKILAGQHRPTIPAADKNQGFGKELQPGNFAAALTKRFYPELYGMDNLRYFYNWNSGGKHGKRQLHPSRREKIRQFTVRMYPEVRQEDIFRTNVINAVNEMLRRQPKNQRPALAAVQIENNPPEADPH, from the coding sequence ATGAACAGCAAAAATGATACAGTACTCCGTGGGTTAACAGACCTGGAAGTCATGTGTACAAGACTGGCGAGGCAACAAGTCAAGATTTTAGCCGGACAACATAGGCCCACCATTCCAGCAGCTGACAAGAATCAAGGTTTCGGCAAAGAGCTCCAGCCTGGTAATTTTGCGGCTGCCTTAACAAAAAGGTTTTATCCAGAATTGTACGGCATGGACAACCTGCGCTACTTTTACAACTGGAATAGTGGTGGGAAGCATGGCAAGCGTCAACTGCACCCATCCAGGCGAGAAAAAATTCGTCAATTCACAGTTCGGATGTACCCTGAGGTCCGTCAGGAAGACATCTTCCGGACGAATGTCATCAATGCTGTCAATGAGATGCTGCGTCGGCAGCCAAAGAATCAAAGACCTGCACTTGCTGCTGTCCAGATTGAGAACAATCCACCAGAAGCTGACCCCCATTAG